The genomic stretch TTATCTCTCGAATCCACCTGACATGTCACAGTTGTCTGTAACGTAGCCCGACATCAAACCCGTGGACATTTGTTTGTGTCCGAATCCCTCCCTTCCCACGTCGACAAGAAATGCTGCCAAAGCTGCAAGGCATTCTGGGATTGTAGTTTCTAAGGGGAAGGCGGTTCTCCGGGAAGCACAAGTTGCAAGTTGatctattcatatatatatatatatatatatatatatatatatatatatatatatatatatatatatatatatatatatatatatatatataaatattaaaaaaatatatataattatatttgcTCATCTTTAATTcacataatatattgtttttctttttcatgcaaGCTGCAATATTTGTTAAATATTCCTTTCAACCTTCCTTCATATaatctcaaataaataaataaaattattttgaaaggaatacatttcataataaatacataaataaatgaacattgttTGTACTGATGTTGTTTAAATACCGTACATTAAAGGATTTATACCTGCGTCTCAGACCAAAGACTATAATTATCAAAGATAatctggggatgaataaagttcttatcttattttatcttaatcaCATCCCTGCATCCATTTAGTTGACTCATAGACTATTCAACATTAAGCTAACTGATGACCGAATGCAAGACTATATAATCAATAGTAAACCCAgttcaaagaaagaaatatcaaACTGTAGAACGTTATTACATATATACCAAATTGACTTTATGTGAGTGTTGTTGCTGCGGTATGATTTTTGCCCTAAGTGGCCCAATAATTAATTCTTGCAGGATTCAAATTAGCTAAGTCTACAACTTTTTATAATACTTGAAGGTATTAGCAGCAGGAACATTGTTTGATATTGAGATGATTGCATAATAACATATAGGAACCGCCTTATGGTTCCCTGTTGGAGCCTTTTATTTGTCAGCATGCCCACAGCTGCCACTTTTTTCAAAGACAGATGtttaatatacaataaaaactcAGCTTTTGTGATTGGCTATCAACACGAGTTGTGCTAAACCCATTCAACTCATCttaaaacaatacatatatttgaaagcttgttttcttttgttttcttcttctttgcttctttttcctgtcagctgggataggctccagcgcccccgcgaccctaatgaggataagcggtattgaaaatggatggatggatgtactCTGTGCTAGGTTAAAGTAAAGACTGATTTCTACCAGTAtactttcatttgtttgttgaaCGTATAAAGTCctttattgcatttattaaatACCTTTGTTGTAATACAGTAACAGGCATGTGCAATGCAACTGTAATTTTGCCTAATTTCACACTTGACTGATTAACAATTTAAAGGGCTCCATGATTTAATGGTACTTAACttttagttaaaaaaacaaatccaataTGTATTATGTACACACTAAGTAAAACCATTCTACCAATCATgttttgaatgaaatgtattttaataaatccTTATTATGTTACCATGTATTTACACGACCTCGTGCTTTTTTAATTCTCCGTCTCTCttagtaaaaaaacaacctagGAAACTTTTCTTAACAGTGCTACATGTTAAATATACGGTAGAGGGCAGCAGTAGTACATTGTGGCTGCATGTAAACTGTAGAAATGTCAAGAAGAAGAACTGAGAGCGTGACAGTTACCAAAGAGTCTTGAAGTAAAGATTAGTACCCGGCTGAGACTCGATGTAAGAGCATTTAATAGAGTACGAatctaacataacataacaattaACTACATAGCTATTGACTGTATGatcagaaaaaaatgtgatCCACCATaggacaaacacaacaacaaaacaatgacaagTCGCGGTCAACACTGTCACTGATATCATCGGCGACGCCATCTTTTTTCTAATGCCGTTATGCTCCCTAGTTTTCCAGGGGTGACCAATCTTCCGCATTCAAAGAGTCTTTATCATTACCCATGACTCCCCTGAAACGTTtgacctgtctcctgtctctggCCTTGGCTCGTAACGCGGTGCTGCTGTTTGTCAGTGCGTGCTGGCTGTAGGGTTTAATTAACGTTAACTAGTTAGTGTTCGTGTCCGACGGGTCCGCTTGTAAACTGGGAGCCGTTACAGCGGAGCTGAGCCGCAATGCTGAAATGTAGAACTGTATGGAAAAAGCTTGCACCCCTCGCTCGAGCCTCCTCAACTCTGTGCCGGCAGAATGTGAGAAGAGCAGGTGAGTTAAGTAACTGACGTTAGGAGGGGGACGTGGTGTCTTCTCGTTAGCTTGCCTCAATTAAAACACGCATTGCTTGTCGCATAATGTCGCCCAATGTCGACAGGTTGTTAAACCGCACGGGGAACCTTTTGATGGCCCAGTCCGGGTATTTTGACCTTCGTGTGGCTGTTTCAAAGCTAACGTTAACTGAGCAAATTAGCAAATGGCAACACGCAGTAACTACGCTAACTGTTAGTCAATGGCTCAAACCGTATTACACGCCACTGGTCGCAGCTCTCGCCTGGAAATGTGTCAGAAAGCAACGCCagagaatgaaaataaactcGTGTCACTGACGCACATATAACTTAACTTATGTGTTTCATACAGCGCTGGTTTTCAGTATGCGTATTAATGGTGTTGCTCCATATCTGGACCTAATTTAACTAGCTAGCCTCTTGTGACCCTGAGAGCATAAAGCACAGCATGTGCAAACGTGTCCCTTTGCTTAGTATCCCCTTGTTAATGGGTTTAATGTACAATACGGAAGAAGGGAAGCGGTGGGGAGTTATTAGAGGACTGTTGTTCATGAGAGAGGTTGATAATTATGAAGATTCAAGTCTCAAAACTCAACTCGTCTTTATGAAACTCAGTTTACAAGCACACAGCAGAATGTGCCAGGTCCTTCATTTGGGGGAATGCAAAAGTTCAAGCTTATACTGACtagaaatgtaatgttatcttGGATTGGAATCCACATAATATGCCTAATGttatattattagttattattattatttattattcaatcCACATGCTATATTAACCATAGAAAGGAAACGTAGTGTCACGCTTACTACATAGTCTCCTCATAGTTGTTGGCGTTGTATAGCAAAATGAGATGTTATGaacaattaatatatacattgaTTAAGTGGCATTGTCAGTCAGATAGCTACAAACTGAGCCTGATCAACGTAAACCAAAACTGAGACTATAGTGCAACTCCAGCCATATCAAATGAAccaattttaatgttttaccaTACTCAACCCCACAAATAAGAAATGTTAACCAAAAACGTGACACATTTCAACTGTTAGTCTAATTTGAGTGTattggtgatgtgtgtgtgtatcataaTGCAAGATGTGGGGATGTACTGCTACTACGATTGACCTGTCTTTGGATTACTTTTGTGACCAACGTTAAGGTTGTTCGACTTAGATTATTCACTAATCAgaatttttatttctttgtctaTGTTTTCAGGGTTAAACAATGGCAAAATGCCATCATGTGTACCTGCGGGTCACATGTCCACCGGGCCTGCAGGGGGAGGTAGAGAAAACCAGATGTACTTTCTTCTGGTTGGAGTGACCTGCGTTGGTGGTGGAGTATACGTGAGTTAGCTTCGTcataacatacagtacatgtattgAAAAGCAGGTAGTTCACAAATATTCATGGCTGAACACTTGTCTGTTTTCACAGGCATACCGAACCATCAAGGGAGACCACCAAAGATATCAGGACCGTATTGATGAAATTTCATCCAGACCACATAAACAAGCCACAGAGGAACCAGCCATACCCATCCAATCAGAGCCTCCTGGTGAGTCTGATTTTTGTGATAATAACAATTTGACCCTTTTACTTCAATCCACAAACAACTCTTACGATATTTCTATCAGAGCAACAGCATTCATCTGTTATGTGTTTTTACTAGAGAGGAACAATTAACAGTTTCACTGTTGTGATTagtatttagtttagtttaagcCACTgagacagagggtgaatgaTTCCCATATTATTTGAGTAGATATGTATAGATCAAACTCCAACTCTGTTAATTAGTTTATGGATAGGAAAACTTAACcatgatacatatatattcacCACAATGAACAAAGAGCTATGCATGGGCTACAAACATCCTAAGAGCTTTGGGTATCATTCAAGAACCATTAATATGAACAGATTAGTTTTTAAGCGGCTTGTACAAGTGATTTAGGAGAACTGGCCAAATGCAcacatatttttgtatattgaaatttctcttacacacacattttacatataGTCCAGACCTGTCATATGAGTCATCTACAATTTGTCTAgagttattcatttaaataaggaTTGTATATTCCATTACTTTTGAGTTGAGGCGTTACTTATGCTAATTTAAACGCAGGCGGTTGAATAATTTATGACGTGGCACTATCGTTCAAGCCCacagtacaaaaaaaagtaagatAATAATATGAAGATGTTCTTGTTTGAGGTTGACTGCCTGTAATGTATTCGCTGTGAaactctgtttaaaaaaaaaaaaaaatgttaatcaTGGTTATTTGGTCTAAGCGTAGGCGTGGAATCGGCAGACTCTGTCGTGCACAGTTTAGCTGCCTCTTCATTGCAAAGTAGACGGCAGAGTTTGAGACTGCAAAACAAACTGATTTTAAATTAGTGGTAGATTAGTTTACATCACTTGCTTTAaatcctgttctctctctcactgataAACCAGCCGTCGCTGAGCCAGAACCTCAAGCAGCACTTTCACCAGAAGAGCCGAGCCCTCCCGCCCCTGATGTGGAAATACTGGCCCCCATTGAAACAACAGAACCCCCCCCAGGTTGGCTGCATACTTTTCTATACCCCTACATGCATGCATAATATGTGCCTCCTCTATAAACAGTGTGTTTGATCCAAAAAGGAATAGGAAAGCCTACTTGTTCTGGAATTATGTGTACTATCACACtttgtacacacaaagtacTCTGTACTTAAAAGAGTACTGAGGTCTCAGAAATGGTGACACCAAGTGGTACAGTCAGGGTGGTACACACCTGGGTCATTCTGTCTAATCAAAGAACAAGACCTAATAATAAGTTCTGTAAAATATTGTGGCTGAATTTTGAGAAGTGCATAGTTTATTgccatttttgtcattttcattgCGTGGGAAGCAATTTTAGCTTAGATTTGAATGATTTTGGTCGCTGGAGCTCGGATGGTGGACAGAACATGTACAATTGGCACCTAACAGATATCATGTGATTGATCTCACTTGTAAGCTTAGTCGGGTATCTCCACCCTGCTCCTGGTTAACAACCATAATCAATCATACCTATTACTCAGATTTACTAGAAAGCTCCAAGTTTCCCCAACAAGGGCAAGTAATGAAAAATGATGACATCAGTTTGAGCCTTTTAATCATGTGATCTATTGTCCATTTTGTCTGTGCCCCTACCAAATCTATTGTTTTATGTCTGAAGATGTTAAACTGTAACAATGGCTTCCCGGCCTTCCTAAGATATATTTGTAGGGTACAAAAATGTTAAAGATTCACATGCGATGGCAATAAAATATGCAATTCTCAAatttcatgatttattttttggtctCAAACAGCCCAGAACAAAAtctaacataaaaacaaaaagtcattACTGTTCACAATTGTCCCACATATAATGTGTAATATGTTAAAgatgcacttttattttgatggCATGTTTCATACACAAGGCTCTCTGGAATCTTACCTTGTATTGTCTTTAGTTTACTGCATAAACTGGGACTTTTTCCTCTCGTTGCATGCGTTATGTTTCGTTCACCTTCTTGTATTTAGTGATGCATGTTTCATGCTCAGTGTGTTCTGTTCGGTTCCATTTACTTTACTCACCTTGCACATTAACCCTTGACAGTTTCAGTACATCTTTGGATACTCACTTCTACTCTGAACTCAACATCTTTCTGTTGTAATGGGACACAGTTGTTGGAGTTGTCAGTATTGTCTCCAAATATCTTGGCTCCTTGGGTGCTTTGTAATATTTGTGATGTAACATGGTTTGACATTTTCTGTGAATCTTTGTCCTGGCATAGTActcaacatgtttattttccacTAATATCATATCATTGTTCATAACTGGAAGCTGCCCTTTGAAGTTCACTTTATTTCTTTCCTTCAAACCATGTCATGCTGTGCCTAAGATAAGTCTTCACAGCTGTGTTCAACACTATGCACAGCTCCTTGATGGTACACAGTATCTACGTCTCTCTTTGGGCAGCTTCCACATGGTATTGTGTCTAATTTGCATGCTCTGCAGAATGTTCCTAGAGTAAAGCTGAGGAAACGCATGGATCCTGAGTATTTTCCCCTTCAATAATGTCGTAAAGAATTAAATTTAAACCCGTAGTCTGGATTGCCTCAACAGCAGATGAGCCAATGGTAGAAGCATCTGCAGAGGAGGCAGCAGAACCATCTGCAGCACCTGTAGTTGAGGAGGGTAAGACTTGAGAAGAAAGGATCCTCTGATCTATTTAATTAACTTACTTGTAAATATATTAAGGTGCCATTTACACCTCTGCTTTTCCTTCTGAGTCTGTGTCTCGTAGATACATACTACAGCTCAGATAATGAAGTCTTTCAGATATTATCTGTAGTGTACATCAGAGGTTTTCATTTAATATTGCCACCATACTACCAGAACCATCACCCCCCTCTGAGCCGTCCCCAGCTGAGCTTACAGAGCCGCCCCCTGCACCTGTGGCGGAGAGTGGTAAGCACTCTCTGTGCATGGTGATGTACATTTACCACAAACAAGGGTTTATTGTGTCCTCACGTGTTACTGCTCCGGTTTTACTAACAGAacctacagcagcagcagcagaaagccTCGCAGCAGAGCCGACAGAGCCTCAACCGGAAGAGAGCGGTGAGACCGTAGTCCAGTCTCGGTTGGAGAGGGGAAGCGGGCATACAGCGATACTTTTTCCCATTCTGTTCATTTCAAACACCTTTTCTCCTACTTTTTATATGTTTACAATTGTTTGCCATAACAGCTTGTTCTCCCTATCTGTTCATGTCTTTTTCACATTGTTTGGGTTCAGATAATGATAAAGCTTAATCTCCCTcaaatggaaaatgttttttatttcgtTTTCTGCACAACCTTGGACACTCACATACTCACCTCCATTATGAACTGttaatatttcttattttgtgaGACACAGTCGTTGGAGTTCTCGCTATCTTTTTGTTTCTGGCGGTGCTTTGTTATTTCGTGATAGAAAATTGAAGTCTTCCTGTCTGGCATTTTTTGTGAATGTGTCATTCTTTGTGAAACTTTGTCCTGATATAGTACTCAAGAGTTTTACTTTTTAAGGTGAAATTATTGTTCATAATGGGAAGCTTCCCTTTGAAGCTGGTTTCATTTCTTATCTACAAATGTCTTTCATGATGCGTCTAAGATACAAAAAGTCTTCACAGCAGAGTTAACAGAAAGGTTTCTGGTACTTTTAAACGTCATCAACAGGCACAAAGATTACAACCCCATACTCGGCTCTTTGACGGCATACAGTGTGAGCGTCTTTGCCGAATGGAACCACAAATTGGGCAGCTTCCACGCGTTTAGTTTGCATGTTCTGCAGAATGTTCCCAGGGTAAAGCCGAGGAAAAGCATGGGTCCTAATGGTCTTCCCCTTAAATAATCCCTAAAATAATTCAATCTTAACCCATACTATGGATTACCTCAACAGCAGAGGAGCCAGTCGTAGAAGCTCCCCCAGAAGAGGCAGCAGAACCATCTGCAGCACCTGTAGTTGAGGAGGGTAAGATCTGAGCAGACGGGATACTCTGATCTAATAATTTACTCCTTCAACTGTAGTGCACATCCAAGGTGATCTTGTAATCTGGTGATCTTTGCCACTATACTATTAGAACCATCACCCCCCTCTGAGTCGTCCCCAGCTGAGTTTACAGAGCCGCCCCCTGCACCTGTGGCGGAGAGTGGTAAGCACTCTCTGTGCATGGTGATGTACATTTACCACAAACAAGGGTTCATTGTGTCCTCACGTGTTACTGCTCCGGTTTTACTAACAGAacctacagcagcagcagaaagccTCGCAGCAGAGCCGACAGAGCCTCAACCGGAAGTTGTGGCAGAAAGCGGTGAGACCGTAGTCCAGTCTCGGTTGGAGAGGGGAAGCGGGCATACAGCGATACTTTTTCCCATTCTGTTCATTTCAAACACCTTTTCTCCTACTTTATATTTGTACAATGTTTTGCCATAACAGCTTTTCTCCCTATCTGTTCatgtttcacttttctttctattaatgtttttaatttgttttccccATTACAGCTTTTTCCCTtgctttttgtgtctttttatattgtttgtgtAATGATAatggttaatttaatttatttttccatttactCCTTTCAGGTGTGTTTCTGTAAGTCATAGGTATAGATGAGAATCCAAGATCATACACTgactttgtctctttctcctgcttctgctttttgtctctctctctctctcctttttatttttattttttttcaaatttttttattacactttcTCTCTGGCTTGCTGTCGCTCTCTCGTGCAAACTCCAGGAGACTCCCTACCGGCCTCTCTCCAgttcccctcacacacaccctacCTCCTTATCGGTGGAGGTACCGCCTCTTTCGCTGCTGCCCGGTCCATTCGAGCCAGAGACCCCGGTGCCAAGGTCAGCATTCAGTGCATCCTTCATTTTGCTGAACTGGAGATTCTCCATCCTTGTCCTCATGTCCTGTCTCTGCCTTTTCTTTGGAATTGTTGCTACCAGGTATTGATTGTGACTGATGAGCCAGTCCCTCCATACATGAGACCCCCTCTTTCTAAGGAACTGTGGTTCTCTGATGATCCCAGTGTGACGGAAACACTGCGTTTCAAACAGTGGAATGGAAAAGAAAGGAGGTGAGTTTAGGTTCATGTATTGTGTGCTTTTGGTTTCTTGAATTATTTCTCTCTTGCGGTGCCTTTCTTACAATATGTCTCTCTGCTAGCACAAGTGGTCATTACATTGAGTTAGACAGTTTCCCTGTGACATTGCTTTgctttatttgatttatttgtatggCATTTATAAGAAAGATGTTCAACGATTTTAAtgcttttgtattttatttttcagtatCTACTTCCAGCCACCATCATTTTACATAAGTGCAGAAGAATTAGATGGTGCAGAAAATGGTGGAGTGGCAGTTCTCACCAGCAAAACGGttggtttgtatttgttttcttttaccaGTCACATACTACAATGTGCTGTGATGATTATGTACAGTGAACACAAGTAGTATTAATAGAAGTGAGGAATTTCATTGGCTGATGTGAATGCACTTTTTGACTTTATTGAGAGGTTTGACAACAGTACATGCTTCAATCCATTTTAGGTGGTTCACATGGATGTGAGaggaaacaaaatcaaactGGACGATAATACTGAGATTTCATATGACAAGTGTTTGATTGCTACAGGTAAGCCTCTCTCAAAGGCAAGTAATGCCATGTGTGGTTTAAACCTGGTGGAAGCTGATTTCAACTGTTTGCTTTCAGGTGGTGTGCCTAGAAGTCTACAGGTCATTgaaagagcaggagaggaggtgatgaagaggacaacGTTGTTCCGCAAGGTCAGTGTTTAGCCACAAGGGGGCGATATCCTTTCAGTTTTGGAAATTCTGGCTGACGGtaaaaagcaaagaaataaaaagttgcACATCTTGGTTCTAGTAGTAAAAGTATGACATTATGGAGATTTTGAGAAAGTTGTTTGGAGGtgttaaaacaacaactcttGAATAGGTCACAATTTCATAGCTTTGTCTCAAATGATGCaacgttttcattttttatacTAAAATCATGGAAACAACACGAAATGCAGATACTTGGCTCCGTAACTCTAATGGTATTAAGTGTGTGCAACGTTTACTTTTGTTGGTCCACTATTCttataattcattcatttaggTCCTTTCATTGTTGCACAGACAAGTTACCACACTCATGTGGCCATTTTAATATGGACATATTACTACCAAAAAGAGGGTCAATTTGATATGCATGAGGTTCTCCTCCACAGGTTGAGGACTTCAAATCATTGGATAAGGTCTCCAGAAACATCAAGTCAATCACAATCATTGGGGGTGGCTTCTTGGGCAGCGAGCTGGCCTGTGCCCTTGGCAGGAGATGTAAGACTACTGTCAAAATGAGGACATGAATAAAAGTTTAACAGAATTCATTCATTGTCCTGTTTTCGTATCACTtacctctttcttcttttcttcagcAACTGAGTGTGACCTGGAGGTGATACAGATGTTCCCTGAGAAGGGCAACATGGGGAAAGTGTTGCCCGAGTACCTGAGCAACTGGACGACAGAAAAAGTCAAGAAAGGTTTTTGATCATTTTGTACTTCTGAACATCTGAACTTTCATATCTAGTTGAATGTCCTCATTTCTTCATTTATGACATTCTTCATTGTGTCTTCTAGAGGGTGTGAAAGTCATCTCCGAAGCTTTGGTGAAATCTGTGGTCTGCAAAGATGAAAAATTAGAAATCCAACTGAAAGATGGCCGATTGGTAGGTGCAGGTTTTTTCCCCAGTGTAATTCAGGAAATGGCTCGTGAGTTATTGATTATCTTGTGCTTCACGTTATAGGTGAAAACTGACCACATTGTTGCAGCTGTTGGCCTGGAGCCCAATGTTGATCTTGCTAAGTCAGCAGGTCTGGAGGTGGACTCTGACTTCGGTGGCTTCCGAGTCAATGCAGAGTTACAAGCTAGATCCAATATTTGGGTGGTAAGTTAATGATCATAAGATAGTGGAAGTGTTCCAACAGGGTCATGTAATACTGAAACAGTGACTGATTTTTACTGGCTTTGGAAATTAAAGTCCATCTATACTTCATTGAGTGAAACTTGTCACTAGTAAACTAGCAATTCTGCTGTTGATGTTGAACCCCCATATGccaattttaaatgtaatatgtcctttGAAAAGCTCAGACACAAGCAAGTTAACGTCTTAGTTATATGACTCTGCTGTGTTATTCCAATTGGACAAACCcacttttattgatttgataAAAGAAGAAGTACTATAATGTTGACTGATGAAGGTGAGCCATATACAAGGTTTCATAAATATATGCCATGTCATATCTTTTATTATATACCCCCTTGAGGTAAAGTCGGGTCATGTTCTTGAAGCAATGCACCTCTATAGATATGTAAtgcaattatattatatatatatatatatatatatatatatatatatatatatatatattatatagttagTAATTTAATCCATCCCACATATCCTCAATCCCTCTTGTCTGGATTTAGGCCGGAGATGCTGCCTGTTTCTATGACATCAGACTGGGCCGCAGACGAGTGGAGCACCACGATCACGCCGTTGTGAGTGGAAGACTAGCAGGAGAGAACATGACCGGAGCCAACAAACCCTACTGGCATCAGTCTATGTTCTGGTGGGTATTATGGGTACTTTCTATGTCCTGCTTGTGATGCTAAGTCAAGGTTTTCATGGTTCACCAATTCAAACCATTTGTCCAATGAGAGCTGTAGCTGCAAGCTATGAAACCAGCTTGAAGTGGAAATGAAGGACGATATTTGTGAATGCGAGGGACAGTCTGAATTGTTGATTGCACTGGTCCACATTCATTGACTGCATTTATATAAGTGGGCACTGAGGCAGCATGTACGATTTTGCAAATGACTCAGATGTAATCCTTTTAGAATTCAGATGTACATGCATGATTGCTTTGAAGTCTTGAATACCATTAAGTTCTAAAATATTTAAACAGCCTTTAGAGGACATTATGGTCGGGTTTTACAGCAGACGGTTGCATTTTTCAAGcccataatacatttaataactCTTTCAAAAACATCACTCGAGCAGATATTCAAGTGCGTTGCCAAAAATTAAACCAGCGTGTGGAATGCTGGTTTAATTACACAGATGAATGCAGTGTCTACTTGTTTTTAGAAGCTGGTGAAATATGGCACGCTGCTGTCAACATGAGTTCATTGCAGTccaaaaaacaagcaaacacaataGACAAACTACTGTGACAGCAGATGTTGTCAGATGATATGTTGCTATTCCTATGAATGCCAGTGTAATGTGTCTGCAGTGATCATCCTGGACACACTTCATAATTCAGCAGCATTGGTCAGTTAGTTCGTTTTAAAGTCGTTCattagttttttatatttcaggGGTAGCATCTGGATTTTTCCATGTTTTCAGCCATTTTTATAAAATTGGTACAGTATTGAGCAAAACGTCTGCAGCCAATCACTGGCTGTATTATAATATTGTGCACCGCCAATTTACGTCCAATTAAAGTCCTTGTATTTGCCACTGGTCGTTTCAGATTGTCATAAGTGTCTAACAACATTAATGAAAGGACACTACAGAGaaatcaagttttttttcttaccacATGGTTTATAATAAGTTATAGTTGCTTTCTTTTATGCATGCATCCTTAAATTTGTGTGAATCACAACCAATCtttcattctgctgcagcatgaTATTTTGGTTGGCCAGTTATATccgcatgctcaaggacctgttaatgttttaaaaaggtaatgactgcctgctgactcctcactaaCTGCCCTTAACCAGCCACGGGCCAGTAGGGCCCGCAAGTGATgacacagctgagtgcatcgCCGCATGTCTCTGCGGCCAGAAACTTTATGGGAAAGTGACCGTTTATTTCCCTGTAGAAGTCCGTTCCATAGTGTTGTCAgacaataataacaatctgTGCCTGCCAGTAGCAAAAATAAGCACTTTTGGTGGACATAAACCGATGGCGACGACATGTTTAGCAGCTGCCATCTGTATATTTTTCCCTCAATTCTGAACCAAATTAAGAAATTGCAGCCCTCattactcactgtgtgtgtgtgtgtgtgtgtgtgtgtgt from Cyclopterus lumpus isolate fCycLum1 chromosome 14, fCycLum1.pri, whole genome shotgun sequence encodes the following:
- the aifm1 gene encoding apoptosis-inducing factor 1, mitochondrial isoform X2, whose amino-acid sequence is MLKCRTVWKKLAPLARASSTLCRQNVRRAGLNNGKMPSCVPAGHMSTGPAGGGRENQMYFLLVGVTCVGGGVYAYRTIKGDHQRYQDRIDEISSRPHKQATEEPAIPIQSEPPAVAEPEPQAALSPEEPSPPAPDVEILAPIETTEPPPAEEPVVEAPPEEAAEPSAAPVVEEEPSPPSESSPAEFTEPPPAPVAESEPTAAAESLAAEPTEPQPEVVAESGDSLPASLQFPSHTPYLLIGGGTASFAAARSIRARDPGAKVLIVTDEPVPPYMRPPLSKELWFSDDPSVTETLRFKQWNGKERSIYFQPPSFYISAEELDGAENGGVAVLTSKTVVHMDVRGNKIKLDDNTEISYDKCLIATGGVPRSLQVIERAGEEVMKRTTLFRKVEDFKSLDKVSRNIKSITIIGGGFLGSELACALGRRSTECDLEVIQMFPEKGNMGKVLPEYLSNWTTEKVKKEGVKVISEALVKSVVCKDEKLEIQLKDGRLVKTDHIVAAVGLEPNVDLAKSAGLEVDSDFGGFRVNAELQARSNIWVAGDAACFYDIRLGRRRVEHHDHAVVSGRLAGENMTGANKPYWHQSMFWSDLGPDVGYEAIGIVDSSLPTVGVFAKATSKDTPKAATEKSGTGIRSESETEDTAVSPVASPTPAPPAVLQKDEYGKGVIFYLRDKVVVGIILWNVFNRMPVARKIIKDGEQHVDLNEVAKLFNIHDD
- the aifm1 gene encoding apoptosis-inducing factor 1, mitochondrial isoform X1, with protein sequence MLKCRTVWKKLAPLARASSTLCRQNVRRAGLNNGKMPSCVPAGHMSTGPAGGGRENQMYFLLVGVTCVGGGVYAYRTIKGDHQRYQDRIDEISSRPHKQATEEPAIPIQSEPPAVAEPEPQAALSPEEPSPPAPDVEILAPIETTEPPPADEPMVEASAEEAAEPSAAPVVEEEPSPPSEPSPAELTEPPPAPVAESEPTAAAAESLAAEPTEPQPEESAEEPVVEAPPEEAAEPSAAPVVEEEPSPPSESSPAEFTEPPPAPVAESEPTAAAESLAAEPTEPQPEVVAESGDSLPASLQFPSHTPYLLIGGGTASFAAARSIRARDPGAKVLIVTDEPVPPYMRPPLSKELWFSDDPSVTETLRFKQWNGKERSIYFQPPSFYISAEELDGAENGGVAVLTSKTVVHMDVRGNKIKLDDNTEISYDKCLIATGGVPRSLQVIERAGEEVMKRTTLFRKVEDFKSLDKVSRNIKSITIIGGGFLGSELACALGRRSTECDLEVIQMFPEKGNMGKVLPEYLSNWTTEKVKKEGVKVISEALVKSVVCKDEKLEIQLKDGRLVKTDHIVAAVGLEPNVDLAKSAGLEVDSDFGGFRVNAELQARSNIWVAGDAACFYDIRLGRRRVEHHDHAVVSGRLAGENMTGANKPYWHQSMFWSDLGPDVGYEAIGIVDSSLPTVGVFAKATSKDTPKAATEKSGTGIRSESETEDTAVSPVASPTPAPPAVLQKDEYGKGVIFYLRDKVVVGIILWNVFNRMPVARKIIKDGEQHVDLNEVAKLFNIHDD
- the aifm1 gene encoding apoptosis-inducing factor 1, mitochondrial isoform X4 yields the protein MLKCRTVWKKLAPLARASSTLCRQNVRRAGLNNGKMPSCVPAGHMSTGPAGGGRENQMYFLLVGVTCVGGGVYAYRTIKGDHQRYQDRIDEISSRPHKQATEEPAIPIQSEPPAVAEPEPQAALSPEEPSPPAPDVEILAPIETTEPPPGDSLPASLQFPSHTPYLLIGGGTASFAAARSIRARDPGAKVLIVTDEPVPPYMRPPLSKELWFSDDPSVTETLRFKQWNGKERSIYFQPPSFYISAEELDGAENGGVAVLTSKTVVHMDVRGNKIKLDDNTEISYDKCLIATGGVPRSLQVIERAGEEVMKRTTLFRKVEDFKSLDKVSRNIKSITIIGGGFLGSELACALGRRSTECDLEVIQMFPEKGNMGKVLPEYLSNWTTEKVKKEGVKVISEALVKSVVCKDEKLEIQLKDGRLVKTDHIVAAVGLEPNVDLAKSAGLEVDSDFGGFRVNAELQARSNIWVAGDAACFYDIRLGRRRVEHHDHAVVSGRLAGENMTGANKPYWHQSMFWSDLGPDVGYEAIGIVDSSLPTVGVFAKATSKDTPKAATEKSGTGIRSESETEDTAVSPVASPTPAPPAVLQKDEYGKGVIFYLRDKVVVGIILWNVFNRMPVARKIIKDGEQHVDLNEVAKLFNIHDD